In Candidatus Izemoplasma sp., a single window of DNA contains:
- the mnmA gene encoding tRNA 2-thiouridine(34) synthase MnmA, which yields MSKKTVVLGLSGGVDSSVAAYLLKEQGYNVIGLFMRNWDSTTNNDILGNPDLTEEICPQEQDYQDAKAVADHLGIPIYRVDFIKEYWDYVFTYFLEEYEKGRTPNPDILCNKYIKFDAFKEHAKQFNPDYIAMGHYARVKHHPRPTLLRGKDNNKDQTYFLSQLTEEQLSTTLFPVGELTKKEVREIAHKHNIPTKDKKDSTGICFIGERDFKQFLQNYLPAKPGNMVTETGDVVNTHEGLMYYTIGQRKGLGIGGSKKYDNLPWFVIGKNLKTNALIVGQGFHHPTLYSDACLVEDVNLINLDHFEGELKCTAKFRYRQKDHGVKIRFKGQHLEVIFDEPIRAVTPGQAAVFYDGEVCLGGGFIKTVYKDGVARQY from the coding sequence ATGTCCAAAAAAACCGTTGTCTTAGGACTATCGGGAGGGGTGGACAGTTCAGTAGCAGCATATCTGTTAAAAGAACAAGGGTATAACGTAATTGGACTATTTATGCGTAACTGGGATTCTACAACCAATAATGATATTTTAGGTAACCCTGATTTAACTGAAGAGATTTGTCCGCAAGAACAGGACTATCAAGATGCCAAAGCAGTAGCTGATCATTTAGGGATTCCGATCTATCGGGTAGACTTTATTAAAGAGTATTGGGATTATGTATTTACCTACTTTTTAGAGGAATATGAGAAAGGGAGAACCCCTAATCCAGATATATTATGTAATAAATATATTAAGTTTGATGCGTTTAAGGAACATGCAAAGCAGTTTAACCCAGACTATATTGCGATGGGGCATTATGCCCGTGTAAAACATCATCCTCGACCAACTCTATTACGCGGTAAAGATAATAATAAAGATCAAACGTACTTTTTAAGTCAACTTACTGAAGAACAGTTATCGACAACGCTTTTTCCAGTCGGTGAACTGACGAAAAAAGAAGTTAGAGAGATTGCCCATAAGCATAATATCCCAACAAAAGATAAAAAAGATTCGACCGGGATTTGCTTTATTGGAGAACGTGATTTTAAACAATTTTTACAAAATTATTTACCTGCAAAACCTGGGAACATGGTGACAGAAACTGGTGATGTTGTCAACACCCATGAAGGGTTAATGTATTACACGATTGGACAACGTAAAGGGTTAGGCATTGGAGGCAGTAAAAAATATGACAACTTACCATGGTTTGTGATTGGTAAAAATCTAAAGACCAATGCATTAATTGTGGGGCAAGGCTTCCATCATCCGACGTTATACAGTGATGCATGTTTAGTTGAAGATGTCAACCTCATTAACTTAGATCACTTTGAAGGGGAGTTGAAATGTACCGCTAAGTTTCGGTATCGCCAAAAAGATCACGGTGTAAAAATCCGTTTTAAAGGACAACACTTAGAGGTTATATTTGATGAGCCAATTAGAGCCGTGACACCGGGCCAAGCCGCTGTCTTTTATGATGGTGAAGTGTGTTTAGGTGGCGGATTCATTAAGACAGTGTATAAAGATGGTGTAGCACGCCAGTATTAA